Proteins encoded together in one Yersinia mollaretii ATCC 43969 window:
- a CDS encoding flagellar basal body P-ring protein FlgI yields the protein MKTPFFTLCLSLFCTGLILFLPQQAQAERIRDLTTIQGIRSNSLMGYGLVVGLDGSGDQTMQTPFTTQSLSNMLSQLGITVPAGTNMQLKNVAAVMVTTELPPFARPGEKIDVVVSSLGNAKSLRGGTLLMTPLKGVDNQIYALAQGNLLVSGSGAQAGGSRVQVNQLNGARISGGATVEREVPVSFASENILRLQLNEDDFSLAQQVSDEINRRLGGSTAMAEDSRTIKLFAPADSAGKVRFLANVQNIPIKVGVMDAKVIINSRTGSVVMNRHVVLEACAVSQGDLTVEISQTNEVSQPDTPLGGGQTVVTPNTQISVREQNGHLQQVKTSADLNSVVRALNSLGATPNDLMSILQSMKSAGCLRAKLETN from the coding sequence ATGAAAACTCCATTTTTTACCTTATGTTTGAGTCTGTTTTGTACTGGCTTGATTTTATTCTTGCCACAACAGGCTCAGGCAGAACGAATTCGTGATTTGACGACGATTCAGGGGATTCGTAGTAATTCTCTGATGGGATATGGGCTGGTGGTTGGGCTAGATGGCTCCGGTGACCAGACCATGCAGACGCCGTTCACCACGCAAAGTCTCAGTAACATGTTGTCCCAATTAGGGATCACCGTGCCAGCGGGCACCAACATGCAGCTCAAGAATGTGGCCGCCGTGATGGTGACGACCGAGTTGCCGCCCTTTGCACGACCGGGTGAGAAAATTGATGTAGTGGTCTCCTCGCTGGGTAATGCAAAAAGTTTACGCGGTGGCACACTGCTGATGACGCCATTAAAAGGCGTCGATAACCAAATTTATGCCCTTGCTCAGGGCAACTTGCTGGTCTCTGGCTCTGGTGCGCAAGCGGGCGGGAGCCGAGTGCAGGTCAATCAACTCAACGGCGCACGGATCTCGGGCGGCGCGACAGTCGAACGTGAAGTGCCAGTCAGTTTTGCCTCCGAGAATATCCTGAGACTACAACTCAACGAGGATGATTTCTCCCTCGCCCAGCAAGTGAGTGATGAGATCAACCGTCGCTTAGGCGGATCAACCGCGATGGCGGAAGACTCGCGCACCATCAAGCTCTTCGCTCCGGCGGACAGTGCGGGGAAAGTTCGATTTTTGGCAAATGTGCAAAACATCCCGATTAAAGTGGGGGTGATGGATGCCAAAGTGATCATTAACTCCCGTACTGGCTCTGTGGTGATGAACCGCCATGTGGTGCTGGAAGCCTGTGCTGTTTCTCAGGGCGATTTGACCGTGGAGATCTCGCAAACCAATGAGGTTAGCCAACCTGATACCCCACTGGGCGGCGGGCAAACCGTGGTGACACCCAATACGCAGATCTCTGTTCGTGAGCAGAATGGTCACTTACAGCAGGTGAAAACCAGCGCAGATCTTAACAGCGTGGTGCGGGCGCTGAACAGTTTAGGGGCGACACCTAATGATTTGATGTCGATCCTGCAATCGATGAAAAGCGCCGGTTGCCTGCGAGCTAAACTGGAGACGAACTGA
- a CDS encoding flagellar basal body rod protein FlgF — protein sequence MDRAIYTAMGAANAALNRQGVVSNNLANASTTGFRAQLSAFRAVPVEGPSVQTRTLVTESTPYHDDSMGAINQTGRNLDVALPQDGWLAVELPDGGEGYTRAGNIEIDSEGLLKVRGLPVIGDGGPINVPPQSELTIAPDGTITARGAGEEPSALAQVGRLKMVNAKLQDLSHGDDGLFHIAETSPNAGLAALPADQNLQLVPGALESSNVSPVKSMVDMIATARGFDMNMKVISAVDDNDKKANQLLAMG from the coding sequence ATGGATCGCGCAATTTATACCGCAATGGGTGCGGCGAATGCTGCCCTCAACCGCCAAGGGGTGGTGTCAAACAACTTGGCGAATGCCTCCACGACGGGGTTTCGTGCACAGCTCTCCGCTTTTCGCGCTGTCCCGGTGGAGGGACCTTCAGTTCAAACGCGGACATTGGTAACGGAATCCACCCCTTATCACGACGACTCCATGGGGGCTATCAACCAGACGGGGCGCAATTTGGATGTGGCGTTACCGCAGGATGGCTGGCTTGCCGTTGAACTTCCTGACGGCGGAGAGGGTTACACCCGCGCGGGCAATATTGAGATCGACAGTGAAGGTTTGCTGAAGGTCAGGGGGCTGCCGGTTATCGGTGATGGCGGCCCGATCAATGTTCCTCCGCAGTCAGAGTTGACCATTGCACCAGACGGCACCATTACCGCGCGTGGCGCAGGGGAAGAGCCTTCCGCGCTGGCGCAAGTGGGGAGACTGAAGATGGTCAATGCCAAACTTCAGGATCTGAGCCACGGGGATGATGGCCTGTTTCATATCGCTGAAACCTCGCCCAATGCCGGATTGGCCGCATTGCCCGCAGACCAGAATTTACAACTGGTTCCCGGTGCACTCGAAAGCAGCAATGTCAGCCCGGTTAAGTCGATGGTTGACATGATCGCCACCGCACGCGGTTTCGACATGAACATGAAGGTCATCAGCGCGGTGGATGATAACGATAAGAAAGCTAACCAGTTACTGGCCATGGGGTAA
- the flgB gene encoding flagellar basal body rod protein FlgB, translating into MLDKLDNALRFQQEALSLLTQRQDILASNIANVDTPGYLARDMDFSQQLKNAVDRSAPDNAPLTLALTSGTHIAGVAPAINSNQLLYRIPDQPSADGNTVDMDRERVSFADNSMKYQSSLTILGSQIKGMMSVINQG; encoded by the coding sequence ATGCTTGATAAACTCGATAATGCATTACGTTTCCAGCAAGAAGCTCTAAGCTTATTGACTCAACGTCAGGATATATTGGCCTCGAATATTGCCAATGTAGATACACCAGGCTATTTAGCCAGAGATATGGATTTTTCTCAGCAATTAAAAAATGCGGTGGATCGGAGTGCACCTGACAATGCACCGCTGACGTTAGCATTAACGTCAGGGACGCATATTGCCGGTGTGGCACCTGCTATTAATAGCAATCAATTACTTTACCGTATTCCAGATCAACCTAGTGCCGACGGTAATACCGTTGATATGGATCGTGAGCGAGTCAGCTTTGCTGATAACAGCATGAAATACCAGTCCAGCTTAACGATTCTCGGCTCACAAATTAAAGGCATGATGAGTGTCATCAATCAGGGTTAA
- a CDS encoding flagellar hook assembly protein FlgD: protein MAVSPVMNSNNAAPKDGASNGSNPEDLTNSFMTLLVAQMQNQDPTNPMDNNQLTSQLAQFSTASGVQQLNSTVMAVGSLVTSMQQMNAADWVGRQVWIEGDSSVVNGTKESENVGEGEGAEQGNQEFGFALDSDADKVTVTLTDELGNAYTAELKNVKAGVNKLTLDDLSNFQPSELPGKGAAYKVSFSAANDDGNTPKITSLKKAKVDGVSFSPTGAVLQLGLNGTASLGDIYFIE from the coding sequence ATGGCTGTTTCACCAGTAATGAATAGTAATAACGCAGCGCCCAAGGATGGGGCGAGTAATGGGAGCAATCCTGAGGATTTAACCAATAGCTTTATGACACTCCTCGTCGCTCAGATGCAGAACCAAGACCCAACCAACCCGATGGATAACAACCAGTTAACCTCTCAACTGGCGCAATTTAGTACCGCATCCGGTGTTCAGCAGCTCAATTCTACTGTTATGGCTGTTGGCTCACTGGTTACCAGTATGCAGCAGATGAATGCCGCAGATTGGGTGGGGCGTCAGGTCTGGATTGAAGGTGACTCCTCTGTCGTCAATGGCACCAAAGAAAGTGAGAACGTCGGGGAAGGCGAGGGCGCTGAGCAAGGTAATCAAGAATTTGGCTTCGCCCTAGATTCCGACGCGGACAAAGTGACGGTGACATTAACGGATGAGCTGGGTAACGCTTATACCGCTGAATTGAAAAATGTCAAAGCGGGTGTGAATAAATTAACGCTTGATGATCTGAGTAATTTCCAACCGAGTGAGCTTCCCGGTAAAGGCGCGGCATATAAGGTTTCATTCTCAGCCGCAAATGATGACGGCAATACGCCGAAAATCACCTCTCTGAAAAAAGCCAAGGTCGATGGTGTTTCATTCTCACCAACCGGTGCCGTGTTGCAGTTGGGATTAAATGGCACCGCAAGCTTGGGTGATATTTATTTCATTGAGTGA
- the flgG gene encoding flagellar basal-body rod protein FlgG: MIRSLWIAKTGLEAQQTNMDVISNNLANVSTNGFKRQRAVFEDLLYQTLRQPGAQSSEQTTIPTGLQLGTGVRPVATERIHSQGNLTQTNNSKDLAIQGHGFFQVQMADGTTAYSRDGSFQFDQNGQLVTSSGYPVQPAITIPQDADTLTVGNDGIVSVTVPGQTAPQQVGQLTVSTFINDSGLESIGENLYRETQSSGAPNETTPGLNGGGTLKQGYIETSNVNVAEELVNMIQTQRAYEINSKAVSTSDQMLQRLTQL; encoded by the coding sequence ATGATCCGTTCTTTATGGATTGCCAAGACAGGTCTTGAAGCCCAGCAAACCAATATGGATGTGATATCCAATAACTTGGCAAACGTGAGCACCAATGGCTTCAAACGCCAGCGTGCGGTGTTTGAAGATCTGCTTTATCAGACACTGCGTCAGCCCGGAGCACAATCTTCGGAGCAGACCACGATCCCCACGGGATTGCAGCTAGGGACAGGGGTTCGTCCGGTCGCCACCGAGCGCATTCACAGCCAAGGTAACTTGACGCAAACCAATAACAGCAAAGATTTGGCGATTCAAGGCCATGGTTTCTTCCAAGTGCAAATGGCTGATGGCACAACGGCTTACTCCCGTGACGGCTCTTTCCAGTTTGACCAAAATGGTCAGTTGGTGACCTCCAGCGGTTATCCGGTTCAACCTGCCATCACTATCCCGCAGGATGCGGATACCTTGACGGTGGGTAACGACGGCATTGTCAGCGTAACGGTGCCGGGCCAAACCGCGCCACAGCAGGTTGGGCAGCTTACGGTCAGCACCTTTATCAATGATTCTGGTCTTGAAAGCATTGGTGAAAATCTCTATCGGGAGACGCAATCTTCTGGTGCACCGAATGAGACTACACCGGGTCTGAACGGCGGGGGAACCCTTAAGCAAGGGTATATCGAAACCTCTAACGTCAATGTGGCCGAGGAGCTGGTCAATATGATCCAGACCCAGCGCGCCTATGAGATTAACAGTAAGGCCGTATCGACATCGGATCAGATGTTGCAACGCCTGACACAACTTTGA
- the flgC gene encoding flagellar basal body rod protein FlgC: MSTFSIFDISGSAMAAQSKRLNVSASNMANADSIAGPDGQPYRARQVIFQVDSAPGQEIGGVRVGDVVESTEPDRMVYEPANPLADDKGYVRMPNVNVVSEMVNTISASRSYQANVEVMNTAKSMMLKTLTLGQ; encoded by the coding sequence ATGTCAACATTCAGCATCTTTGATATTTCGGGGTCTGCTATGGCAGCCCAATCAAAACGGCTTAACGTCAGCGCCAGCAATATGGCTAACGCCGACAGTATTGCCGGGCCAGATGGTCAGCCCTACCGCGCCCGTCAGGTTATTTTTCAGGTCGATAGTGCGCCAGGGCAGGAAATTGGCGGCGTCCGGGTGGGGGATGTCGTGGAGAGTACTGAGCCAGACCGCATGGTCTATGAACCTGCGAATCCACTGGCGGACGACAAGGGCTATGTGCGTATGCCGAATGTCAATGTCGTGAGTGAAATGGTGAATACCATTTCGGCTTCGCGCAGTTATCAGGCCAATGTTGAAGTGATGAACACGGCCAAATCAATGATGTTAAAAACATTGACTCTGGGTCAATAA
- the flgJ gene encoding flagellar assembly peptidoglycan hydrolase FlgJ, with translation MSQSSFSTGAVFDLRSLDALKREVKSNSQEGVKEAAKQMEGMFIQMMLKSMRDASFKDGLMHSQQSDMFTSMYDQQISQDIAEQSKMGFADLMVRQMGGEVSTAQNTVGAAPAPYNLNSALLKQPQIAPQPTTQASEAGGASRFTGAIEKSSDFISRMLRPAIAAAQKSGIPHQLIIAQAALESGWGNKEIATKDGKPSHNLFGIKATPDWKGDTTEITTTEYIDGVKQKVKAAFRVYPSYSEALSDYTSMLSNNPRYQNVLKSNSPERGAHALQSGGYATDPSYAKKLINIIQQVKGNINQGLDAYKTEISSLF, from the coding sequence ATGAGCCAGTCATCATTTTCAACGGGAGCGGTCTTCGATCTCCGTAGCCTTGATGCGCTGAAGCGTGAGGTAAAAAGCAACTCACAAGAGGGCGTCAAAGAGGCGGCGAAGCAGATGGAGGGCATGTTTATTCAAATGATGCTCAAAAGTATGCGTGACGCTTCGTTTAAAGATGGTCTGATGCACAGTCAGCAGTCGGACATGTTTACCTCAATGTATGACCAGCAGATCTCTCAGGATATTGCCGAACAGAGCAAAATGGGATTTGCAGACCTGATGGTAAGGCAGATGGGCGGCGAGGTTTCCACCGCGCAAAATACGGTGGGTGCTGCGCCAGCGCCCTATAACCTGAACAGTGCGCTGTTGAAACAACCACAAATCGCGCCTCAACCGACGACTCAGGCGAGTGAGGCTGGAGGGGCGTCACGTTTCACTGGCGCAATAGAGAAGAGCAGCGACTTTATCTCTCGAATGCTGCGACCTGCGATCGCCGCAGCACAAAAAAGTGGTATTCCTCATCAGTTGATAATCGCCCAAGCCGCGCTCGAGTCGGGTTGGGGAAATAAAGAGATCGCCACAAAAGATGGCAAACCCAGCCATAACTTATTTGGCATAAAAGCGACGCCAGACTGGAAAGGCGATACTACGGAAATAACCACTACCGAATATATCGATGGTGTGAAACAAAAGGTGAAAGCCGCCTTCAGGGTATATCCATCCTATTCTGAAGCACTGTCAGATTATACTTCGATGCTGTCGAATAACCCTCGCTATCAGAATGTTCTGAAATCTAACTCACCAGAACGCGGAGCACATGCATTGCAGTCTGGAGGTTATGCGACGGATCCAAGTTATGCCAAAAAGTTAATCAATATCATTCAACAGGTGAAGGGAAATATTAATCAGGGCTTGGATGCCTATAAAACAGAAATTTCTTCACTATTTTAG
- a CDS encoding flagellar basal body L-ring protein FlgH, with protein sequence MKNQSCSVISEMDTSHRFSGPKRATGLFSASAVLTLFLTGCAYIPHKPLVDGVTTASPASQEVAVANGSVFQTGQAMSYGYQPMFEDRRPRNVGDTLTIVLQENVSASKSSSANANRGGSTGLSFDAVPGAMSGLFGGDKANAAISGSSDFTGKGGAAAKNTFSGTITVTVQQLLQNGNLKVVGEKQIAINQGTEFIRFSGVVNPRTISSSNSVISTQVSDARIEYVGNGYINEAQQMGWLQRLFLNLSPY encoded by the coding sequence ATGAAAAACCAGTCTTGTTCCGTCATATCCGAAATGGATACTTCCCACAGATTCTCTGGCCCTAAACGCGCGACAGGGCTGTTCTCAGCCTCAGCTGTGCTGACGTTGTTTCTGACAGGATGCGCTTATATCCCTCACAAGCCATTAGTCGATGGTGTTACGACAGCTAGCCCAGCATCGCAGGAAGTGGCGGTGGCGAATGGGTCGGTTTTTCAAACCGGACAGGCGATGAGCTATGGCTACCAGCCGATGTTTGAAGACCGCCGACCACGCAATGTGGGCGATACGCTCACGATTGTGCTGCAAGAGAATGTCAGCGCCAGTAAAAGCTCTTCAGCCAATGCGAATCGCGGCGGTTCAACTGGGCTCTCTTTCGATGCGGTTCCCGGCGCTATGTCAGGACTCTTTGGCGGCGATAAAGCGAATGCCGCCATCAGTGGCTCCAGTGATTTTACCGGCAAAGGGGGAGCAGCGGCGAAAAACACCTTTAGTGGGACGATCACCGTGACGGTTCAACAACTGTTGCAAAACGGCAACCTCAAAGTCGTTGGCGAGAAACAGATTGCCATCAACCAAGGCACTGAATTTATTCGTTTCTCCGGCGTAGTAAACCCGCGAACGATCAGCAGCAGCAACTCGGTGATCTCCACCCAAGTTTCCGACGCTCGAATTGAATACGTCGGCAATGGGTACATCAACGAAGCACAACAGATGGGCTGGTTGCAGCGTCTGTTCCTTAACCTCTCTCCTTATTAA
- the flgE gene encoding flagellar hook protein FlgE: MGFSQGLSGLNAASQALDVVGNNIANSQTVGFKSGSIAFADVFAGSQVGMGVQVSSVNQNFSDGVLGSGASSLDMGIQGNGFFRLTNEAGRVFYSRNGQFKQDENGFIINNQGMFLTGYQASGTPPAIQPGAAVGPIQIPSGQMPARASDGGSLSGNLDSGTEVVDPAIKFDPADNKSYSSVSQVDGYDSLGNRHTINVYYVKTSDNEWKAYSSDTTSPKLDNNGDPVYQELELKFDTSGQLTTKPAKLSVQSAAYNGGEPLDFELDMDGMTQQASDTAMASPTTTGYAPGQMNGYTVGDNGQIIASYSNGQQQLLGQVVLSNFTNPGGLSSQGDNCWSETPASGQPVDGIAGTGNLGNLFGNRLEASNVDLSKEMVNMIVYQRNYQSNSQTIKTQSELLQILANLG, encoded by the coding sequence ATGGGTTTTTCACAGGGCCTTAGTGGACTCAATGCGGCCTCACAAGCACTTGATGTGGTCGGTAACAATATCGCGAACTCCCAAACAGTAGGATTTAAATCAGGGTCCATCGCCTTTGCTGACGTATTTGCAGGCTCGCAGGTCGGCATGGGTGTGCAGGTCTCTTCAGTGAATCAGAACTTCAGCGATGGTGTTCTGGGCTCAGGGGCGAGCAGCCTAGATATGGGTATTCAAGGGAATGGTTTTTTCCGCTTAACCAACGAAGCCGGCCGTGTGTTTTATAGCCGCAACGGGCAGTTCAAGCAGGATGAAAACGGCTTTATTATCAACAACCAAGGCATGTTCTTGACCGGTTATCAGGCCTCGGGCACTCCGCCTGCGATCCAGCCCGGCGCGGCGGTTGGCCCTATTCAGATCCCATCAGGCCAGATGCCGGCTCGTGCTTCTGACGGCGGCAGCCTCAGCGGTAATTTGGATTCTGGCACTGAGGTGGTAGATCCGGCGATCAAATTTGATCCGGCAGACAATAAAAGTTACAGCTCGGTGAGTCAGGTAGACGGTTACGACAGTTTGGGTAATCGACACACCATCAATGTGTATTACGTTAAAACCAGTGATAACGAATGGAAAGCCTACTCCAGCGATACCACCTCGCCGAAGCTAGATAATAACGGCGACCCTGTTTATCAGGAGCTTGAGTTAAAATTTGATACCTCGGGGCAATTGACCACCAAGCCTGCGAAATTGAGTGTACAGAGCGCGGCTTATAACGGCGGCGAACCACTGGATTTCGAGCTGGATATGGATGGCATGACCCAGCAGGCATCGGATACGGCCATGGCGAGTCCGACCACCACCGGTTACGCCCCCGGCCAGATGAATGGCTACACGGTCGGTGATAACGGCCAGATTATTGCGAGCTACAGTAACGGTCAGCAGCAATTACTGGGTCAGGTTGTGCTGTCCAATTTCACCAATCCGGGCGGTTTATCTTCTCAGGGCGACAACTGTTGGTCAGAAACACCGGCATCAGGGCAACCCGTCGATGGTATTGCAGGGACAGGGAATTTGGGCAATCTGTTTGGTAATCGGCTTGAAGCCTCCAACGTTGATCTGAGTAAAGAGATGGTCAACATGATCGTTTATCAGCGCAACTACCAGTCCAACTCACAGACCATCAAGACCCAGTCTGAACTCCTTCAGATTCTGGCTAACCTCGGTTAA